The sequence TAAATATTCTGGGCTCATTGAGTCCAAACTACCTGTATCGGGTAAGAACtgtagtttatgtaaaatatgcagggatttatgatatgcaaaatgaaccatagaaagagaagaagggaagtcattgatattttaaggatgtttaaaggAGTGTTCTAAattataaaacagaaaatttagttAAAATGATAAAGAACTGTCTCTACTCAAAACATGGCCAAACCAAGCAGAACACACCCTGCAAAGTCCCACCAAAATATTTAAAGGCCAGGCAATCAACATACCACAAAGAAActaaccaataaaaaaaatcactagGAAGAAACCCAGTtttgttcctttttctcttttgtacACTTTTTTACAAATCCATATAATTCATATAAATTCATGGGCTGTCTACTGTCAAATAAATAATTTCTGTTTGCTTAGGCTGcttccagaatgcggcagctagactggtgactgggagtggccaccgagaccatataacaccagtcctgaaagatcttcattggctcccagtatgtttccgagcacaattcaaagtgttggtgctgacctttaaagccctaaacagcttcggtctagtatacctgaaggagcgtctcgacccccatcatccagcccagacactgaggtccagcgccgaggaccttctggcggttccctcgctgcaagaagtgaggttacagggaaccaggcagagggccttctcgatagtggcacctgccctgtggaacgccctcccaccagatgtcaaggcaataaagaactattttacttttaaaagacaactgaaggcggccctgtttagggaagtttttaatgtctgatgctgtattgtttttaatattcggttggaagccgcccagagtggttggggaaacccagcaagatgggcggggtataaataacaaattattataataatattattattattattcataaattACTGATACGGACACAAAGCATCTTTGGCCTTGGGGAAAAGTTTATATTTTGTCTACATTTCAGCAGCGCGTAACTGAACCACGAAACTTGCTCTCACAGGAGACAGTGACTGCCCCCCCAGTTTGAATGGCCTCAAGAGAGGAATGGACAAATTcgggggcagggaggaaagctatcaatggctactagccatgatgactgtgctcTGCCTCATTGGTCATGGgccgcaatgcttctgaatgccagttgctggaaaccaccggaagggagagggctcttgtgcttggatcctgcggGTTTCCTACAGGGACCTGGGTGactactgtgacaacaggatgctgttctaagatgggccattggcctgatccagcagcctcttattTTGTTTGCAGCAGTCTGTTGTTGTTTCCTGACAGTGTGTTAATTGGGGTGGTGGTGATACAGGGGGAAAATTGGGCTGGTTACTTTCTACCCACCCATCAGGGATCTAGATGCTGAATCAAAGATCAGATGGCGACCATGTCTGGCATCTTTTTCTCTTTGGCACCTTTTAACAAAGGAATTTttaaactctccccccccccccgcaatcttGATGCCAGTTTCAAAGATAAACCTACACAGGGACTCCAAGGCAGAATTGTGTACAGTCTCatgcaagtactgtatttttcgctctataggacgcacccgaccataggacgcaccttgttttagagggggagaacaagaaacaaataatctccccctctctgcacagcgccccttcagcggagcggcaggagaaacggagccccttccatttctcctcctgcttagctgaaggggcgctgcgccttagCTGAAAgggcacctacccttcagcgaaaggaacccgaagcctccggagcgtggtgGGAGCGTCGTGGGAGCGTTcccactgcgcttcggaggctttgcgttgctatcgctgaagccaaggagcctgcattcgctccataagacgcacacacatttccccttaatttttggaggggaaaatgtgcgtcttatagagcgaaaaatacagtatctgttGGGAGGGATACTCTGTCGCTGGAAGAGGACATCCTGGACCTGCCCCACCTGTTGCCCCAACAATCACATGTAGGCGTCCGTCACCAGAACGAAGTCATGGCTCTTCCCTGGCGcagctctggggttgctgtgcctCTTCCCAGGTGCCGAGGGCATAGCGCAACAATGCCCTTACCTGGATGGGCttggtgggagctgcagtccaaagccatacagagggcaccaggttggcaaaggctgatgtaGGGCAAAGATCACCAATGGGGTCCTCTCCGCATCAGGTGAAATTGGACAAGGCACTCTGTTGTAGCCAATACCCTAGCTGTGGCATGTGTTTGGTTGCTGTGGCGGTTTCTCTGTTTTGCAGACGTTCCTACGGTCCCTCAAAGGTTGGCAATCCCGAGTGTCAGGGTTAgacaccttaggtaaaggtaaagggacccctgatcattaggtccagtcgtgaccaactctggggttgcagcattcatctcgctttactggccgagggagccagcatacagcttccgggtcatgtggccagcatgactaagctgcttctggcggaccaaagcagcccacggaaacaccgttttccttcccgcaggagcggtacctatttatctacttgcattttgacgtgctttcgaactgctaggttggcaggagcggggaccgagcaatgggagctcaccccgtcgtggtttaacccacagcgccacccgtgtcccagagagagagacctgggttcaaatttcaCCAATCAGCCAAGAAGCTCAATGAGTGACCTGAGGCCAAGTCATTCTCTATCTCAGTGAATTCATGTTTTGTACACATGTGGGCAGGGAAGGGAGCGGGCTCCAGGTTCAGTGATTGTcatttccctgtctgaaatctcgGAGACCTGGAGCCAAACCGCGTAGATAATTGCTGGACCAGTGGTGACCTGACTCAGAAtaaagcagcttccaatgttcctaagaaaaaaataagtaataaaatctTGTATCGTCACTCAAgtgctgcaaaaaaataataatcattttccTATTTCCATGTCAGCAAAAGTAGGAAAAACAACCTGATCTTCATTTGAGCTGCCTAGTCTTGGAGCCTGCTGTTACATCAGGGGCCTCTTAGTGAGTCAATTACTCCCATTAATCACAGAACCTTAAGGAAAGAATCTATAATTATTACATGATGTTTTTTAATAAAGCCATGGTGGAGGCTGGGAGCTGAGGCAAGCTGTTTATTTACCATTTCGAGCATATCTTGACCCAAAGGCTGAGGACTTGAGATTGGTCGCTGAAAATACTCTTTGGAGGGGAGTATTTCGCTTGAGAAAGGGATGGCTCTCTCCCCCTAGAGTTCGTCTTCACTGGTCAATTCGTTCTTTTGACAAATGCTTATGCCACCATTATgtaggaacataagaacagccctgcttgcATCAGACCaaaaggcccatctactccagcttcCTGTTTCTTCAGAGCTCAGCCAGATGGCTTCAGGGagctagcaagcaagcaagcaagcaagcaagcaggaagcCCACGGTTGTTTTGTCACTCTTGATGTTGCTGCAGGACTGGTTTTGCTTCTGGGATCTGTTCTTAGGAAGGATCATAGTTAAGGAACAATGTCCACGGAACGGGGCCATCCTGAGAATCTGAAATGTGAGTTGTCCTGCTGTGTCACAGGAAGCATAAAACCATATTTGCCTAGTATGGCATAGTCCAGGATCATATATAAACCCATAGCTAAGATCAGGTAAGCCAACAaacttctgggatagctcagttggtagagcttgaGACTCTGGATtccagggttgtgagttcaagcccatgctagggattttttttttgcattgcaggggggtgaatTAGACGATCCTAGTGGTCCCTCCAATTCTACATTTCTTTGGTTCTTCTTTTCCTTAAGAAACTATAATTTATAAACCATAGTTGAGATACTGGCCTAGATTCACATGTAAGACTAACTCACTCACTAAGGTTGATTTAAACCAGGGTTTAATGTTACGTGCAAACCAGGTCGTAGTTGCTGAGGCCCAGTCAACCTAGATTAGACAACAAGCCAACCGCCAGCCTATGTGTGTATAGCTGTGCACCCCTGTTTATTTACGTACGAGAAGATTTAGGAGACGTTGCCGATTATTTATTACAAATATACTAATAGTACAATCGTATGAAGGCCTACTCAGAAGTTAGTCCTATTTAGTTAAAGGCTACTTGCTCCAAGGTgaatgtgtaggattgcagctgttgtaaataaaaatatgcccttttcccttatggggtatccaagagcccatatagagtccttacataggttccctataggtaggagaaaataacagaggccaaccagagaatatagagaagcaaagcagctagtaagcttgatctttattgatctgttgcaacagagtgctcccctcactcgcaggaaaggaggaggacccacaaaaatgctgtgcaagggctaataaagacttttgaaattcccatcctgtagatcaagaccaccccccagaacatcataaacatcatacatacatcatgtgaggggtgtaacctaagaccacccctcagatacatcacaccttcacacaaaaacaacaacaactgtctaaaacagaacatttgcatgttgtttttctcctgtcgcagtttatctcctgtctggcaagttacttgattggattgccttgggagcctggccattcttttgtagtggtaaaatacttatttcctgggccaggtcacagtctcggatttgtgaggaaagagacaatggggagacttttccagtttgaccttgcagagaaaacatttggtcagtttagtaatcaaaatggttccaggttagtcttcctgtgctgatctatgtatgtgcggttatgaacattaccatatatctaagaccataaaattcctatcacacagcCTAAAGGCTGTCCTGAATTTCCACCATGGCTAGGGTCaaaaaagagcagagaaacaaaCTTATTTTGTTGGGAAATTTAGACGAACTCAGGACTGACCTGGGAGAAATGTATGAACACTCTTTCTTCTTGGTTATCTCTTTAAGGAACACTTTTCTAGGCAGCTCTAGAAATTCTTTGTTAGTTCCTAAAAGCAGCCTTGCTGACCATTCTTAACGTTTGTGTTTGAGCGTTTGGCCACTTCCTATATTCGCCCAGAGGTCTTCATTTTCTGCTTACACCAGTTGCCATGGAACCAAGGTACCCTCGTCACAATGACGCTAAGGCGGAATGTCCTGTTTCTAACTGAAAGTGGCCATTTTGGTGGTGGTGACTAATGCCAGGCAAATGTAGGACCAGACTGTCTTTCTCTATGTGAATCATCCTCCTTCCCCACAAACTGAGGTTTTTCTAGAACAAGAAGAGACAGCTCTTTGTCACTCTAGCCTGTTCTTAGCTCCTATTTATAGTAATTAGAACATAGGCCGCTGCCTTTTACAGTTAGGCCATTGGGTCAAACTAGGGTAGGACCCCCCCAagcccatgggccaaatttggcccaggaTGGGTCCCAGTTTGGCCATTTACTCCAAACCACGCCCACCAGGCTGGCTTTCGGGTGTTTGCGATGCACTGCACAAAGGAAGCTgtcgtctgtgcatgcacaacagCTGTCTCAAATAAACATTCACACTGTGAGGAAGCCCAAAGTGAGCGGGGCTTAAATTTTCCAGCTGGATTGAAGCTGGCctgagggaaaacacacacacattcgaCAACAGTATTTGTCAAGAAAGTACAGGACCGATGCGGACTGTGGCAAACACCGTGTGAATGTGGCTTGAAAAACTAGCCGTGGCAGCACACTGGGTGTGgggtctgttatgtactgaagtcctcaccctgggccagcaggaggatactgtagatagttttcactcaggtccacatatgcaaataagggattgaaagtgacgttcagtgattggatagttacagaaagtggttactgttgcgttctagtggagctctgtataagcaggctggctgaacccttcagttcagttctgttctggcctgtgaataaacaagagctgcttgaagaatcgctgtgtcgtctgatatgttcacccacaacttaacagggccAGTGGTAGTGTGAGCACACCCTTGGTTGGCagtgcctgtcattggctctgcggtgccccctgctgttggcctccttgctttCCGCCCTATCAGGTCACCTGCCACCATTGCTTCCTACGCAGTTAAGGGTTTGCACCGCCAAGGCCGTTTGCTAAGCATACTGCCTGTCTGCCACGAGAAACTGCCCAGCAATCGAGCCCCTCTCCTAGTTACCTGCACCTTCTTGGCCAAAGACAAAAGGTGGACCCCCAGCCAGGGATGCAGGAGGAGTGGGGGGTGATGGCGATGATGGGAAGCCTTTGAAGGGTGGCCCTCCCGCCGCATCAGATGAGCGGAGGCAACCTGCCAGCTTCTGCTGTTCCATGTTTTATTCAGGCAGGCTCAGCCCTGGGCTGCGCTTTCGCTTCCTGAGAGCAGAGATAAAGTAGGCCAACCGCCCTGCCGCGGGAATACTCCCTTCCCATCTGCTTGCTGGCTTCAAACAATTGAACCTCACCAAGCTGGGCCGCTGCCACTGCTGTGCACTGAAATATCCCTCCTGGATAGTCTGCAGAGGGAGTCTTAGGGGGCTGGAGAATTGCTGCATCGGTGGAAAGAAGCTCCTAGCTTATAGGCTTACAATAACAGGGTTTCCCCATCTGTCAGGGAAATGAAAGATTTGTCCTAAAACTTCGGTCAGAGCCACACCAAACATTTCAAGCACATGGGCTCCCCCACCAAGGAATCCTAGGAACtgaggtttgttaagggtgctggaaattgtagcactGCTGAGGGGCAAACTAGAGTTCCCAAtgttgtttgtgtgtgaaagTCATATGCGTTTCATGGTATGGGGTGTATATCCTTAGTCTGCAAAAGAAGAACCTGGGCAGTGTTCAGTTGCTGTTCTCAAGGTGCCATTGGGCAAATGGGATATTTGGCCTGGGCTCTGGCCATGGAAGAAGCTTCTGTTTCAAAGGGCTTGGGAAAGCAGGTGCCTGTATGGCTAGAAAACTGAACGCCTTTTAAAATGTTACAATGGCCTGGTATATGCTTCTTCCCTAAGATCTGATCTTTTCTGAATTAAGCTATAATATGAAAATGAAGATAATAAGTTTTGCCTTCCTTGTCTTTGTTGCCAGTGCTGTGGTTTCTTGTCCAAAATCCCCACATCCCGGTGGCTTCATCAGATTAGCAATTCATTTTGTACTCGGGGCTGCGGTGGAGTTGCTATCAGTAAACTGAATCTTAAAAAAGCCCTGCAACTTTACTAGTTCCCAAAGTGGGATAAGCAAGAGGCCTACCTCTTGAGGGGGTCTTTAATTGGGAAGCATAGCCTGAGATGGCAGAAAGCCACAACCCCACAGCTGGTTCACCCCACTAGGACAACTACCCTGTAAgataatagaattatagaactgtgtaaagttggaagggatcctcagggtcatctagtccaacccccagaagTGCAAGAATTACAGCTaatgaatccctgacagatggccacccaacctctgttttaaaaccctccaacgaaggagagtccgccaccttccaaggtaccgtatttttcgctctataggacgcacttttccccctccaaaaattaaggggaaatgtgtgtgcgtcctatggagcgaatgcaggctccttggcttcagcgatagcaacgcgaagcctccgaagcgcagaggaaGTGCTCCCGCCACGCTCCGGAgacttcgcgttgctttcgctgaagcctggagagcgagaggggtcagtgcgcaccgacccctctcgctctccaggcttcagggatagccacctgaagcctttggagcgcagcgggaactcgcgctgcgctctgaaggctttgggttccttttgctgaagccgggagagcaagactctcccggcttcagcagagagggagagctgcgcagagccccttcagcgaagcgggaggagaaatggaaggggctccatttctcctgccgcttcgctgaaggggtgctgagcagagagggggagaattttttccccctgttctccccctcctatggtctggtgcgtcctatagagtgaaaaatacggtagtccgtCCCACTTTCAAACACCTCTTgccgccagaaagttcttcctgatgttttgtcggaatctccttccttgtcatttgaacccatcggttcgggtcctaccttccagagcagcagaaaacaagcacgCTCCATCTCCcatttgacagcccttcagatatttgaagatggctatcatatcatctcTCGGTcgtctcttatccaggctaatcATACCCAGctgcctcaaccgttcctcacaagACTTGGTTTCCACAATCCCTCAtcgacacaacaacaacaacacacgcaCGCAAGAGAACCTGGGACCAAGGATGGTTTATTGTCGATAACCAGGCAGAAACAGAACTCGGTGGCGCCTTATTTAGCGAACCTGAAGAAAAACATCGTCCCTGGCTGCCCTCAGCGAAATGCAGTCTTCCTTCCAAACTCCTTCCTGGTCCGTGCCCCTTGCCAAGGGCTGGTTTGTGAACTCTGGTGCCATCCCTTGGGAGATTCTGGGTGGGTTCATGCTTTTGTGCTGGCATCTCCGAGGGCACCTGTGCCAGGCAGGGAGGTCACGCCCCGGCCCACCTCCCACAGAGAGAGCTGTCCCAGCCACCCGGCCCATTGGGGACAGCCAACGTTGCCCAATTGGTAGGAGTCGTCTCAGTCCCAGCCGGAGCGGAACGCCCTCATTGGCTCAGGCTACGGCAGAAGGCGGAGCTACTGCGGACTAGCAGAAAGGGGCTTGATGTCGCGGGTCTTCATGTAGGAGAGGAGCTGCTCGGGGATTTCAGCCAGGACGTCCTTTGCCAGGCGTGCCATGCTCAACACGTGGTTCCCAGAATGGTCCACGTAATCCCGGAATGGCACAAACTGGgcggaaagagagagaagggggtagGTGCTTGGCCAGAtcccgcccccccaaaaccccaccaccaccctttggCATCGCTGATCCATCCATGCTCTCTGGAAAAGAGTTACCTGCACAATGTCTCTCTCAGCATAGCGCCCCCTGGAGGAGACTCGCACTTCATCTCCGTCCAGCTCTTCCATAGCTGAGGATCACACAAGAATGAATTACTGCTAAGATTCGTTGCCATCCTCCTGGGGTTGCTGCCCAAGTACAGGGCACCTACGAAAGCCCCTCTTCCCTGCATGCAACCCAGCTCCACAAGGCCCGAGTCATCGGCCTTGCAGTGTGGCCTTCGGTGGTGGCCCTCTCTCCGCTTTGTGCTTTGGCTCACAGGCGCGTGCGAAGTGCCGAAGCATAGCAAGCCACCGAATTTGTCGTCGTGTCACCCTGTCGGACCGGGTTGGTCCAAGTCCACCCAACACAATTCCCATTGTTGGCCCATCACGCATCTGGGATCAGGGCAACACTTACCCAGAAAATCAGCCGGCCCTACTCCCACGATGATGATAGACATTGGCAAAGACGAGGCCTGTGGGGAGAACCGCATTGTCTGAGATGCATCCcacatgcatagctgtcaactttcccctttttgaaagggaaaccctattcggaataagggaatttccctttaaaaaagggaaacgttgacagctacgcCCACATGGTGTTTAGCCTTGCAGATCCAGATCAAGGCCACAAGGAGCCCTGGGCTAATCTAAATCCACACATTTGCAGCTGTGTATGCacacgcaggtggtgctgtgggttaaaccacagagcctaggacttgccgatcagaaggttggcggttcgaatccccgcggcgggctgAGCTCtgcttgctctgtccctgctcctgccaacctagcagtttgaaagcatgtcaaagtgcaagtagataaataggtaccgctccggggggaaggtaaacggcgtttctgtgcgctgctctggttcgccagaagcagcttagtcatgctggccacatgacccggaagctgtacgccggctccctcggccaataaagcgagatgagtgccgcaaccccagagccggtcacgactggacctaatggtcaggggttcctttacctttacctttatgcacacATGCAAAAACATGTTATGTACAACAGCAATGCACAGTGGACATTGCTAAGTATCTTGGCTGCAAAGCTGTTTATCCCTCAGCACAGCAGGGCTGTGCTGGGACCTCTCAGCCTCATTCTGACAGCGGTTAATGTCCGCACCATTGCTTATGTAAAGAAGGCCTTTCTATGGGGTTTTAGTGGTGGGCAGTGAGGAACCCTGTGTGGACCGCTTTATTGCAAATTCAATCGAGAAGGCGGTGAGGGCAGGTGGAGACCACCGGTTTCTTCAAGAAGGCGCTTAAGGTGACATTGGGAGCTGCTGGTGACCAGCTTTCATGCCTCCCCTTAAGTCTTGAGGGTGTtccttttcttccccacccctctcccagcATGGAAAGGGAGAGTTTGGACTCACGCTGACAATGGCTTCCTTGGTTTGCAGCATGTCAGAGATGACTCCGTCCGTGATGATGAGCAGGACGTAATATTGGGACCCGTCGGTCTCCTGGGCCGCCAAcctggggaagagggagagtCGAGAGGACCAAGACATGCCTTGCTTCTTCACCGCTTCCCACTACACTATGGAGCTCTGCCCGCCAAACAAACAGAGCTCTCAGCCGGAGAGTTGAAACAGAGggcattattattacagtggtacttcaggttacagatgcttccggctacagactccgctaacccagaaatagtacctcgggttaagaactttgcttcaggatgagaacagaaatcgtgctccggctgcacagcagcagcaggaggccccattagctaaagtggtgcttcaggttaagaacagtttcaggttaagaacggacctccagaacgaattaagttcttaacccgaggtaccactgtattattattattattattattattattattattattattattattacagtggtacctcgggttacatatgcttcaggttacatatgcttcaggttacagactccgctaacccagaaatagtgcttcaggttaagaactttgcttcaggatgagaacagaaattgtgctgtggcagcacgacagcagcaggaagtcccattagctaaagtggtgcttcaggttaagaacagtttcaggttaaatatggacctccggaacgaattaagtacttaacccgaggtaccactgtataccccgcccatctggctgggtttctccaactACTCTGGTCAGCttgcagcatatctaaaaacataattaaaaacatcaaacattataaacctcccgatacagggctgcctttacatgtcttctaaaagttgcgtAATTCCTTATCCCCCTGACATCTGAagcgagggtgttccacagggagggcgccactaccgagaaggtttgGGTTGGCGGTTCCTCCACCTTTCTCTACCGCTGTCCTCACCTGGTTCAAATCGCGCTGCTCGGATCGGCCGGGCAATGGGGGATGTTCAGGTGCCACTGAAAACATGCAAGCCCTGGAGCCAGACTGGGCTCCTTTGAAGGCAGAGGTGACTTTGGTCTGGGTGTTGCAACAACTGTGTCTTGGAAAGACCAACTCAGAGATGTTCTGCCCCCAGCCCAATGCAAGGCTCCCGAGAGGAAGGAGGGCAGGACCTTGTTCGGCGTGCGATGCTTTTCCAGTGTCCACTTACCGTGCCACCTGGTTGATGACTGGCGCAAAGTTGGTGGGTCCGTATAGCTGCACTGTGCGTAAGCTGTGGAAATAAGATTCCAGCACTCCCTCAATGCCCTCGCAGCTGGGGTTGTCTGGGTTGTGATTCTAAGGAAAGAACAGTGCCGTTTAGCAAACTCGACAGATCTTATAGGAAGGGAGGTACATGGATATTTTTTGCCAAAATAACCCCAACAACAGGCAGTAACAGGTGAACCCAAAGCCGAGATCTGCTGGTGGATCTCTGGTTCAGCCACCCAGTTCCTACCACCGCTGGGCTATACCAGTGTGGCTCCCTAATCCTGGCTTAGCTAGAGCTAAGACCAGTGGACGTTAAGGGAGGATATTAATagacaagatgttaaattgtttttatatgcaacaacagcggcaagagtattgttggcccagaaatggaagcaagaagaaataccgacgaaagaagaatggcag comes from Podarcis raffonei isolate rPodRaf1 chromosome 2, rPodRaf1.pri, whole genome shotgun sequence and encodes:
- the CPNE9 gene encoding copine-9 isoform X3, which codes for MHEKCGRVNCTTSGCSHDFIGEFATSYRELSRAQNQFTVYEVSNPRKKCKKKKYVNSGTVTLLSFAVQSEYTFVDYIRGGTQLNFTVAIDFTASNGIPSQPTSLHYMSPYQLSSYAMALKAVGEIIQDYDSDKLFPAYGFGAKVPPDGKVSHQFPLNHNPDNPSCEGIEGVLESYFHSLRTVQLYGPTNFAPVINQVARLAAQETDGSQYYVLLIITDGVISDMLQTKEAIVSASSLPMSIIIVGVGPADFLAMEELDGDEVRVSSRGRYAERDIVQFVPFRDYVDHSGNHVLSMARLAKDVLAEIPEQLLSYMKTRDIKPLSASPQ